One Sphingopyxis macrogoltabida genomic region harbors:
- a CDS encoding NifU family protein, producing the protein MLIETESTPNPATLKFLPGRAVMETGTRDFASPEEAEASPLASALFTLGDVTGVFLGRDFVSVTIAPGAEWADVKPDVLGIVMDHFLGGLPLFHPATAGFSVPAEDEAGFADDPADADIIEQIKELIETRVRPAVANDGGDIVYRGFDKGNVYLKMQGACAGCPSSTATLKNGIESLLKHYVPEVTAVHAV; encoded by the coding sequence ATGCTGATCGAAACCGAATCGACGCCCAATCCCGCGACGCTCAAATTTCTGCCCGGCCGGGCGGTCATGGAGACGGGAACACGCGACTTCGCCAGCCCCGAAGAGGCCGAGGCGTCGCCGCTGGCGAGCGCGCTCTTCACGCTCGGCGACGTCACCGGCGTCTTTTTGGGCCGCGACTTCGTTTCGGTGACGATCGCGCCGGGTGCAGAATGGGCCGATGTGAAGCCCGACGTGCTCGGCATCGTCATGGACCATTTCCTGGGCGGCCTGCCGCTGTTCCACCCGGCGACCGCCGGCTTTTCGGTGCCGGCCGAGGATGAGGCCGGTTTCGCCGACGACCCCGCCGACGCCGACATCATCGAGCAGATCAAGGAACTCATCGAAACGCGCGTCCGCCCCGCGGTCGCCAACGACGGCGGCGACATCGTCTATCGCGGCTTCGACAAAGGCAATGTCTATCTGAAGATGCAGGGTGCCTGTGCCGGCTGTCCGTCGTCGACCGCGACCTTGAAGAACGGCATCGAATCGCTGCTCAAACATTATGTGCCTGAAGTCACGGCCGTTCACGCCGTCTGA
- a CDS encoding malonic semialdehyde reductase: MSEPLSDSALDQLFRTARTYNGYLDKPVSEAQLVAIWDLMKYGPTSANALPARIIWCVSEEAKQKLAPLTMPANAEKILKAPVTAIIAMDNEFYEHLPELFPHADARSWFVGNAALAEATAFRNSSLQGAYFILAARALGLDTGPMSGFDNAAVDAAFFADQPNVKSNFISTLGYGDPASIFERSPRPDFGRFNRIA; encoded by the coding sequence ATGAGCGAGCCGCTTTCCGATAGCGCCCTCGACCAACTGTTTCGTACCGCGCGCACCTATAACGGCTATCTCGACAAGCCTGTATCGGAAGCGCAACTGGTCGCGATCTGGGACCTGATGAAATATGGTCCGACGAGTGCCAACGCCCTGCCGGCGCGGATCATCTGGTGCGTTTCGGAAGAGGCGAAGCAGAAGCTGGCGCCGCTGACGATGCCGGCGAATGCCGAAAAGATACTGAAGGCGCCGGTCACCGCGATCATCGCGATGGACAACGAATTTTACGAGCATCTGCCCGAACTGTTCCCGCACGCCGATGCGCGGAGCTGGTTCGTGGGCAATGCGGCGCTCGCCGAGGCGACCGCCTTTCGCAATTCGAGCCTGCAGGGTGCCTATTTCATCCTCGCGGCGCGCGCGCTTGGCCTCGACACGGGTCCGATGTCGGGCTTTGACAATGCCGCAGTCGACGCGGCCTTCTTCGCCGATCAGCCGAATGTGAAGAGCAACTTCATTTCGACGCTCGGCTACGGCGATCCCGCGAGCATTTTCGAACGTAGCCCGCGGCCCGACTTCGGCCGCTTCAACCGCATCGCCTGA
- the tsaB gene encoding tRNA (adenosine(37)-N6)-threonylcarbamoyltransferase complex dimerization subunit type 1 TsaB, with product MRQLVIDSASEACSVALLEEGAIVDRRHEVIGRGHAERLVPLIAELEGGGRADMILVGCGPGSFAGVRIGVAAARGLALGWQVPVRGFSTLALVAAGTADELAAAGGGLVVMEGGHGQWFVQPFAADLSPCAAVRSLLPDDAVLIEDALVVGNRAEPFVARRGSGRALSSVPDAAAFMRLPEAALFDDPSPIYGRAPDAKPMAPA from the coding sequence ATGCGGCAACTGGTCATCGATTCGGCGAGTGAGGCCTGTTCGGTGGCGTTGCTGGAAGAGGGGGCTATTGTCGATCGCCGTCACGAGGTTATCGGACGCGGCCATGCCGAACGGCTGGTGCCGCTGATCGCCGAGCTCGAGGGTGGCGGCCGCGCCGATATGATCCTCGTCGGCTGCGGTCCCGGCAGCTTCGCCGGGGTGCGCATCGGCGTCGCGGCGGCGCGCGGACTGGCGCTCGGCTGGCAGGTGCCGGTGCGCGGCTTTTCGACCCTCGCGCTCGTCGCGGCGGGGACGGCCGATGAGCTTGCCGCGGCGGGCGGCGGCCTTGTCGTGATGGAGGGCGGCCACGGCCAGTGGTTCGTCCAGCCCTTCGCCGCCGACCTGTCGCCTTGCGCGGCGGTACGTTCGTTGCTTCCCGACGACGCGGTGCTGATCGAGGATGCGCTTGTCGTCGGCAATCGTGCCGAACCTTTCGTTGCGCGCCGCGGTTCGGGCCGTGCCTTGTCTTCGGTACCCGATGCGGCGGCTTTCATGCGGCTGCCCGAGGCCGCGCTGTTTGACGATCCCAGTCCGATCTATGGCCGCGCCCCCGACGCGAAGCCGATGGCGCCCGCATGA
- a CDS encoding GNAT family N-acetyltransferase: MTTIRLATARVADLPAVMRVMEAAFDPVYGEAWSAAQLLTLFALPSARVSLAWDGERPCGFAAARIAGPESELLLLAVDPDRRGQGVGKLLMDDWQQWALLEGADDYFLEMRADNDAVHLYQSAGFAECGRRSAYYRGADGVLRDAITMRRSGVRL; this comes from the coding sequence ATGACGACGATCCGCCTTGCCACCGCGCGTGTCGCCGACCTGCCGGCGGTGATGCGCGTCATGGAGGCGGCCTTCGATCCCGTTTATGGCGAAGCGTGGAGCGCGGCGCAACTGCTGACGCTCTTTGCCCTGCCGTCGGCGCGCGTTTCGCTGGCGTGGGACGGCGAGCGGCCATGCGGTTTTGCCGCCGCACGCATCGCGGGGCCGGAGAGCGAGCTCTTGCTGCTCGCGGTCGACCCCGACCGGCGCGGGCAGGGCGTCGGCAAGTTGTTGATGGACGATTGGCAGCAATGGGCGCTGCTCGAAGGTGCCGACGACTATTTCCTCGAAATGCGCGCCGACAATGACGCCGTTCATCTTTACCAGAGCGCCGGTTTCGCGGAATGCGGGCGCCGCTCGGCCTATTACCGGGGCGCCGACGGCGTTCTGCGCGACGCGATTACCATGCGGCGGTCGGGCGTACGGTTATAA
- a CDS encoding MucR family transcriptional regulator → MSDQADTSEMLVTLTADIVAAHVSNNSVAISDLAVLINNVHAALSNLGHQEVPEEKPVPAVSIRSSVKPDHIVCLEDGKKLKMLRRHLMTHYGMTPDDYRAKWGLPADYPMVAPNYAERRRALAKEIGLGTKGRGGGRKRKKA, encoded by the coding sequence ATGTCGGATCAAGCCGATACTTCTGAAATGCTTGTGACGTTGACCGCCGACATTGTCGCGGCGCACGTCAGCAACAACAGCGTCGCGATCTCCGATCTCGCGGTACTGATCAACAATGTCCACGCCGCGCTCTCCAACCTCGGTCATCAGGAAGTTCCGGAGGAAAAGCCGGTGCCTGCGGTTTCGATCCGTTCGTCGGTGAAGCCCGATCACATCGTCTGCCTCGAGGATGGCAAGAAACTGAAGATGCTGCGTCGCCACCTGATGACGCATTACGGCATGACCCCCGACGACTATCGCGCCAAATGGGGCCTGCCCGCCGACTATCCGATGGTCGCGCCGAACTATGCCGAGCGCCGCCGCGCGCTGGCGAAGGAAATCGGCCTCGGGACCAAGGGCCGCGGTGGCGGCCGCAAGCGCAAGAAGGCCTGA
- a CDS encoding Fur family transcriptional regulator, producing the protein MTGSIDLEALCHEKGLRITEQRRIIARVISDSEDHPDVETLYERASKIDSGISIATVYRTVRLFEEAGILDRHDFGDGRSRYEAAPEAHHDHLIDVETGKVIEFVDPELEALQKVIAERLGFRLVDHRMELYGVSLDRKRD; encoded by the coding sequence ATGACCGGTTCCATCGACCTCGAAGCCCTGTGCCACGAAAAGGGGCTGCGCATCACCGAGCAGCGCCGCATCATTGCCCGCGTGATCTCCGATTCAGAGGATCATCCGGACGTCGAAACGCTGTACGAACGCGCGTCGAAGATCGACAGCGGCATCTCGATCGCCACCGTTTACCGCACCGTCCGCCTGTTCGAAGAAGCGGGCATCCTCGACCGCCACGATTTCGGTGACGGCCGCTCGCGTTACGAAGCGGCGCCCGAGGCGCATCACGACCATCTGATCGACGTCGAAACGGGCAAGGTGATCGAATTCGTCGATCCCGAGCTCGAGGCGCTGCAAAAGGTGATCGCCGAACGGCTGGGCTTCCGCCTCGTCGACCATCGCATGGAGCTTTATGGTGTCTCCCTCGATCGCAAGCGCGACTGA
- a CDS encoding lysophospholipid acyltransferase family protein, whose protein sequence is MVSPSIASATDRASITWRSVARLTLMVLALLFLIVPHLCYRAVGRPSPMVMAFLNAVGWIAGLRVRTTGTRLRRNVLFAANHLSWLDILALGGAARSAFVSKAEVEDVPLVGWLADQNHTIYVQREARRDIHAQTDSLRGALARGRPVTLFPEGTTGPGDGLLPFRGSLFQAVVPPPPNLRIQPVFLDYGDEATAIAWQDPESGLDNFKRLIARKRSIPLTIHYLDPLPAEVMHDRKAISEAARAAIARRMAEVGRPSAAALHRL, encoded by the coding sequence ATGGTGTCTCCCTCGATCGCAAGCGCGACTGATCGCGCCTCGATCACCTGGCGCTCGGTCGCGCGCCTGACCCTGATGGTCCTGGCGCTGCTGTTCCTGATCGTCCCGCATCTTTGCTATCGCGCCGTCGGGCGCCCGTCGCCGATGGTGATGGCGTTCCTCAACGCCGTCGGCTGGATCGCCGGACTGCGCGTCCGCACCACCGGCACCCGGCTCCGCCGCAACGTGCTGTTCGCCGCCAATCATCTGAGCTGGCTCGATATCCTCGCGCTCGGCGGCGCGGCGCGCTCGGCCTTCGTGTCGAAGGCGGAGGTCGAGGATGTGCCGCTCGTCGGCTGGCTCGCCGACCAGAACCACACGATTTACGTACAGCGCGAGGCGCGGCGCGACATCCATGCCCAGACCGACAGCCTGCGCGGTGCGCTGGCGCGCGGGCGCCCGGTGACGCTGTTTCCTGAAGGCACCACCGGGCCCGGCGACGGGTTGCTGCCGTTTCGTGGCTCGCTGTTCCAGGCGGTCGTCCCGCCGCCGCCGAACCTGCGCATCCAGCCCGTCTTCCTTGACTATGGCGACGAAGCGACCGCCATCGCCTGGCAGGATCCCGAATCGGGCCTCGACAATTTCAAGCGGCTGATCGCGCGCAAGCGGTCGATCCCGCTGACCATCCACTATCTCGACCCGCTGCCCGCCGAGGTGATGCACGATCGCAAGGCGATCAGCGAGGCGGCGCGCGCCGCAATCGCCCGCCGCATGGCCGAGGTCGGCCGCCCTTCCGCCGCCGCGCTGCATCGCCTATAG
- the miaB gene encoding tRNA (N6-isopentenyl adenosine(37)-C2)-methylthiotransferase MiaB encodes MKSDSPQNPPKTFHVKSFGCQMNVYDGERMAEMLGAEGYVAAAEGADADLVVLNTCHIREKAAEKVYSDIGRLKRADGSRPTIAVAGCVAQAEGAEIARRAPSVDVVVGPQAYHRLPDLIARAAKGEKAVDLDMPAESKFGALPKRAGGQRPTAFLTVQEGCDKFCTYCVVPYTRGAEISRPFADLIAEARALVAGGVREITLLGQNVNAWDGEDEKGRAIGLDGLIRELAREDGLERIRYTTSHPNDMTEGLIAAHGEVDKLMPFLHLPVQAGSDRILAAMNRSHSVDSYLKVIERVRAARPDTAISGDFIVGFPGETEEDFQATLDIVRATNYAMAYSFKYSRRPGTPAATMGDQIDEAVMNDRLQRLQALLNEQQHAFNAATVGRTTRLLLERKGKLEGQLIGKSPWLQSVHVIAPGLKIGDMIDVRIVSAGANSVGAEALMEEVA; translated from the coding sequence ATGAAGTCCGACTCTCCCCAAAATCCTCCCAAGACCTTCCACGTCAAATCCTTCGGCTGTCAGATGAACGTCTATGACGGCGAGCGCATGGCCGAGATGCTGGGTGCCGAGGGTTATGTCGCCGCGGCTGAGGGCGCCGACGCCGACCTGGTTGTGCTCAACACCTGCCACATCCGCGAAAAGGCGGCCGAGAAAGTCTATTCGGACATCGGCCGGCTGAAGCGTGCCGACGGCAGCCGCCCGACGATCGCCGTCGCCGGCTGCGTCGCGCAGGCCGAGGGCGCCGAAATCGCGCGCCGCGCGCCGAGCGTCGACGTCGTCGTCGGCCCGCAAGCATATCACCGCCTGCCCGACCTGATCGCGCGCGCCGCGAAGGGCGAGAAGGCTGTCGATCTCGACATGCCGGCCGAGAGCAAGTTCGGCGCCCTGCCGAAGCGCGCCGGCGGCCAGCGCCCGACCGCTTTCCTGACCGTGCAGGAAGGCTGCGACAAATTCTGCACCTATTGCGTCGTCCCCTATACGCGCGGCGCGGAGATCAGCCGGCCCTTCGCCGACCTGATCGCCGAGGCGCGCGCGCTGGTTGCGGGCGGCGTCCGCGAGATCACCCTGCTCGGGCAGAACGTCAACGCCTGGGACGGCGAAGACGAGAAGGGCAGGGCGATCGGCCTCGACGGGCTGATCCGCGAACTCGCCCGCGAGGACGGGCTCGAACGCATCCGCTATACCACCAGCCATCCGAACGACATGACCGAGGGGCTGATCGCCGCGCATGGCGAGGTCGACAAGCTGATGCCCTTCCTTCACCTGCCGGTGCAGGCGGGCAGCGACCGCATCCTTGCCGCGATGAACCGCAGCCATTCGGTCGACAGCTATTTGAAGGTCATCGAGCGCGTCCGCGCCGCGCGTCCCGACACCGCCATTTCGGGCGATTTCATCGTCGGCTTCCCCGGCGAGACCGAAGAGGATTTTCAGGCGACGCTCGATATCGTCCGCGCCACCAATTACGCGATGGCGTACAGCTTCAAATATTCGCGTCGCCCCGGCACGCCCGCCGCGACGATGGGCGACCAGATCGACGAAGCGGTAATGAACGACCGTCTCCAGCGGCTGCAGGCCTTGCTCAACGAACAACAGCACGCCTTCAACGCGGCGACCGTCGGCCGCACGACGCGCCTGCTGCTCGAACGCAAGGGCAAGCTCGAAGGTCAGCTCATCGGCAAGTCGCCTTGGCTCCAGTCGGTGCATGTCATCGCGCCGGGGCTCAAGATCGGCGACATGATCGATGTTCGCATCGTCTCGGCCGGGGCCAACAGCGTCGGGGCCGAAGCCCTGATGGAAGAGGTCGCCTAG
- a CDS encoding PhoH family protein, with protein MSKRPLTASTPAEPGDRVRLTAEFERTQLLGLLFGEFDRNLVAIENRLGVYISARGNRVQIEGEAEAAARARDVLTELYNRIEQGQEVDAGLVDGVIAMSAQPTLAGIIRHDKDEAPTVMIRTRKKTIVPRAPSQVPYMQALARDDIIFALGPAGTGKTYLAVAQAVAQLITGSVQRLILSRPAVEAGEKLGFLPGDMKEKVDPYLRPLYDALHDCLPAEQVERRIASGEIEIAPLAFMRGRTLADAFIILDEAQNTTIPQMKMFLTRFGMNSRMVICGDPKQVDLPLPASSGLADAVGRLEGVEGINVSYFTSADVVRHPIVGRIVDAYEGPGA; from the coding sequence ATGTCCAAACGCCCGCTGACTGCCTCCACCCCCGCCGAACCCGGCGACCGCGTCCGACTGACGGCGGAATTTGAGCGAACGCAGCTTTTGGGCCTCCTCTTCGGCGAATTCGACCGCAACCTCGTCGCCATCGAAAACCGCCTCGGCGTCTATATTTCAGCGCGCGGCAACCGCGTCCAGATCGAGGGTGAGGCCGAGGCCGCGGCGCGCGCCCGCGACGTGCTCACCGAACTCTATAACCGCATCGAACAGGGGCAGGAGGTCGACGCGGGACTAGTCGACGGGGTGATCGCGATGTCGGCGCAGCCGACGCTCGCCGGCATCATCCGCCACGACAAGGACGAAGCGCCGACGGTGATGATCCGCACGCGCAAGAAGACCATCGTCCCGCGCGCGCCGTCGCAGGTCCCCTATATGCAGGCGCTCGCCCGCGACGACATCATCTTCGCGCTCGGCCCGGCGGGGACGGGCAAGACCTATCTCGCTGTCGCACAGGCGGTGGCGCAGCTCATCACCGGCAGCGTCCAGCGCCTCATCCTGTCGCGTCCCGCGGTCGAAGCGGGGGAGAAGCTCGGCTTCCTGCCTGGCGACATGAAGGAAAAGGTCGATCCCTATCTGCGCCCGCTCTACGATGCGCTCCACGACTGCCTGCCCGCCGAACAGGTCGAGCGGCGCATCGCATCGGGCGAGATCGAGATTGCGCCGCTCGCCTTCATGCGGGGCCGCACGCTCGCTGACGCCTTCATCATCCTCGACGAGGCGCAGAACACGACCATCCCGCAGATGAAGATGTTCCTCACCCGCTTCGGCATGAACAGCCGCATGGTGATCTGCGGCGACCCCAAGCAGGTGGATCTGCCGCTCCCCGCCAGCTCGGGCCTCGCCGATGCGGTCGGGCGCCTTGAGGGGGTCGAGGGCATCAACGTCAGCTATTTCACCAGCGCCGACGTCGTCCGTCATCCGATCGTCGGGCGGATCGTCGATGCCTATGAAGGGCCGGGGGCGTAG
- a CDS encoding toll/interleukin-1 receptor domain-containing protein: MPAQVFISYSSKDRTVANMVCALLEERGHRCWIAPRDILPGASWGEAIIDGLKESAVFVLVFSQNANASPQILREVERAVHLGLPIIPFRIEDVLPERSLEYFMSVPHWLDALSPPVEDHIVRLCDVVGQLVNGAAGRGDYIPRKARGTKSVSWNNALVRAGASGAVLALLLLAAWLGGLAPPESPVGWLAALLAIAIPVGAIAAGGAKLWTRGWVRGVLLALLLAAAAGYGWTRSAYVIAGENGAPLVRGTECTPDAKLVFAAECPDLPSDALADAAYDPAMLWTAASIGRVKLMLGSAWALAAAVAALLVAGWMGGPRRLKQEG, encoded by the coding sequence ATGCCGGCACAGGTTTTCATCAGCTATTCGTCGAAGGACCGCACCGTCGCAAACATGGTGTGTGCGCTGCTGGAGGAGCGCGGGCATCGCTGCTGGATCGCGCCGCGCGACATCCTGCCCGGCGCATCGTGGGGCGAGGCGATCATCGACGGGCTGAAGGAATCGGCCGTGTTCGTGCTGGTCTTTTCGCAGAACGCCAATGCGTCGCCGCAGATCCTGCGCGAGGTCGAGCGCGCGGTGCACCTGGGCCTGCCGATCATCCCCTTTCGCATCGAGGATGTGCTGCCCGAACGCAGCCTCGAATATTTCATGAGCGTCCCGCACTGGCTCGACGCGCTGTCGCCGCCGGTCGAGGACCATATCGTCCGGCTGTGCGATGTCGTCGGCCAGTTGGTGAACGGCGCGGCAGGCCGCGGCGATTATATCCCGCGCAAGGCGCGCGGCACGAAAAGCGTGAGCTGGAACAACGCGCTGGTCCGCGCGGGCGCGAGCGGCGCGGTGCTGGCGCTGCTGCTGCTCGCCGCCTGGCTGGGCGGGCTGGCTCCGCCGGAATCGCCGGTCGGCTGGCTCGCCGCACTGCTCGCCATCGCAATCCCCGTAGGGGCGATTGCCGCCGGCGGCGCAAAACTATGGACCAGAGGCTGGGTGCGCGGCGTGCTGCTCGCGCTGTTGCTCGCGGCGGCAGCGGGATATGGCTGGACGCGCAGCGCCTATGTCATCGCCGGTGAAAATGGCGCGCCGCTGGTGCGCGGCACCGAGTGTACGCCTGACGCGAAGCTGGTGTTCGCGGCCGAATGCCCCGACCTGCCGTCCGACGCGCTCGCCGATGCGGCCTATGATCCGGCGATGCTGTGGACGGCCGCGTCGATCGGGCGGGTGAAGCTGATGCTCGGCAGCGCATGGGCGCTTGCGGCGGCGGTGGCAGCGCTGCTGGTGGCGGGATGGATGGGCGGCCCGCGGCGGCTGAAACAGGAGGGTTGA
- a CDS encoding diguanylate cyclase has product MPLLFVALHGALLVVGGRHAWLVSLVFLILAPLMAGAACIYRARHGGFARGWIALAIAMLLWAGGMAGNLFSGLVLDSWSGVGALSMLLFILYGVPIILVLAVPEREPWPVRLIDAGLALALGYLFFRHTFALASLADASLSNIVKLRLMFDIENLYIFAFALIRFLASANPAQRAFFGGLSVYAALYLVTAAFINHLHSDVYYGQWPDLVIGLPFLILAGLALADRGGASMPVSLRFGRAVRVGGPLMLPAALLTVSAVLVGAQPLHAIAGCAAAILGYGMRTIWVQVRSLDAHDRLEHLARVDQLTGLGNRRQFDESLRREWLRAQRTGQGLALLMIDIDHFKLLNDSFGHPVGDRRLHEVAQALAGCATRGVDTVARYGGEEFAAILPGATPQHARMLAETMRAAVARLELPSPAPLGYVTVSIGIGHIDQVADGDVAVLAAAADAALYEAKQSGRNRSMTHAATG; this is encoded by the coding sequence TTGCCCTTGCTTTTCGTCGCCCTGCACGGTGCGCTGCTGGTCGTCGGCGGGCGCCATGCATGGCTTGTCTCGCTCGTCTTTCTAATCCTCGCCCCGCTGATGGCCGGTGCAGCCTGCATCTATCGGGCGCGGCACGGCGGCTTCGCGCGCGGCTGGATCGCGCTGGCGATCGCCATGCTGCTGTGGGCCGGCGGCATGGCGGGCAATTTGTTCAGCGGGCTGGTGCTCGATAGCTGGTCGGGCGTCGGCGCGCTCAGCATGCTGCTGTTCATCCTCTATGGCGTGCCGATCATCCTCGTCCTCGCCGTTCCCGAACGCGAACCCTGGCCGGTCCGGCTGATCGATGCCGGCCTGGCGCTCGCCCTCGGCTATCTCTTCTTCCGGCACACGTTCGCGCTGGCGTCGCTGGCGGATGCGAGCTTGTCGAATATCGTCAAGCTGCGGCTGATGTTCGATATCGAAAATCTCTATATCTTCGCTTTCGCGTTGATCCGCTTCCTGGCGAGCGCCAATCCCGCGCAGCGCGCCTTTTTCGGCGGCCTTTCCGTCTATGCCGCGCTTTATCTGGTGACGGCCGCTTTCATCAATCATCTGCATTCGGACGTCTACTATGGTCAGTGGCCCGATCTGGTGATCGGACTGCCGTTCCTGATCCTTGCAGGACTCGCGCTGGCCGACAGGGGCGGCGCGTCGATGCCTGTATCGCTCCGTTTCGGGCGGGCCGTGCGAGTCGGCGGCCCGCTCATGCTTCCTGCGGCTTTGCTCACCGTCTCGGCGGTGCTGGTTGGCGCCCAACCGCTCCATGCGATTGCCGGCTGCGCCGCGGCGATTCTCGGCTATGGCATGCGCACGATCTGGGTGCAGGTTCGCAGTCTCGATGCGCACGACCGGCTCGAGCATCTTGCCCGTGTCGATCAGCTGACCGGGCTGGGCAACCGGCGGCAGTTCGACGAAAGTCTGCGCCGCGAATGGCTGCGCGCGCAGCGGACGGGGCAGGGGCTTGCGCTGCTGATGATCGACATCGATCATTTCAAATTGCTCAACGACAGCTTCGGTCATCCGGTCGGCGATCGCCGGTTGCACGAGGTCGCGCAGGCGCTCGCCGGTTGCGCAACGCGCGGCGTCGATACGGTCGCGCGCTATGGGGGCGAGGAGTTCGCCGCGATCCTGCCCGGCGCGACGCCGCAGCACGCGCGCATGCTTGCCGAAACGATGCGCGCGGCGGTTGCACGGCTGGAGCTGCCGTCGCCTGCGCCTCTCGGCTATGTCACCGTGAGCATCGGTATCGGCCATATCGATCAGGTCGCGGACGGCGACGTTGCCGTGCTGGCGGCAGCCGCCGACGCGGCGCTCTATGAAGCGAAACAGAGCGGCCGCAACCGGTCGATGACGCACGCCGCGACCGGTTAG
- a CDS encoding carboxymuconolactone decarboxylase family protein: MTRITDPFAASPQLMKQWMAVSLAAQNSLEPSLIELVKIRSSILNGCANCINMHSVEARAKGETEQRIYLLAAWHEAPVYTDRERAALAWTDALTRLSQGHTQKDARAALDAHFTPEEQMNLTVMINVINGWNRIAVGFDLWYEGGAPAKAA; this comes from the coding sequence ATGACCCGGATAACCGACCCCTTCGCCGCCTCGCCGCAGTTGATGAAACAGTGGATGGCGGTGTCGCTTGCCGCGCAGAACAGCCTCGAACCGAGCCTGATCGAACTCGTCAAGATCCGCTCGTCGATCCTCAACGGCTGCGCCAACTGCATCAACATGCACAGCGTCGAAGCGCGCGCCAAAGGCGAAACCGAACAGCGCATCTACCTGCTTGCCGCGTGGCACGAAGCGCCCGTCTATACCGATCGCGAGCGCGCGGCGCTGGCGTGGACCGACGCCTTGACCCGCCTGTCGCAAGGGCACACACAGAAGGACGCCCGCGCCGCGCTCGATGCGCATTTCACGCCGGAGGAACAGATGAACCTCACCGTGATGATCAACGTCATCAACGGCTGGAACCGCATCGCGGTCGGCTTCGACCTCTGGTACGAAGGCGGCGCGCCCGCAAAGGCCGCCTGA
- a CDS encoding sigma-70 family RNA polymerase sigma factor, with product MTGESVHGEAGAAEAAASFDPLRPLLIRVAYRMLGSVADAEDVVQDAFLRWLGTDRSEVREPAAFLRRTVTRLCLDQLKSARRTRETYVGPWLPDPLVEEEEADDVTLPLMLALERLSPLERAAFLLHDVFGVGFDEVGATIGRDAAATRQLAARARSHVREARPRYKLEKEQGMEIANAFFAASRSGDMSALGALLAADVGMWADGGGKRPAAMGPVLGFDTVLKLHRSLAVLFGKYGSTLVHLGLINGLPGFVTREADGELQTTALEIEDGKVTGIYVMRNPDKLKHMH from the coding sequence ATGACGGGCGAAAGCGTCCACGGCGAGGCGGGGGCGGCGGAGGCAGCGGCGAGTTTCGATCCGCTGCGCCCGCTCCTCATCCGCGTCGCCTATCGCATGCTCGGCTCGGTCGCCGATGCCGAGGATGTGGTGCAGGATGCCTTCCTCCGCTGGCTCGGCACCGACCGCAGCGAGGTGCGCGAGCCGGCCGCCTTCCTCCGGCGGACGGTGACACGGCTTTGCCTCGACCAGCTCAAGTCGGCGCGCCGCACCCGCGAGACCTATGTCGGTCCCTGGCTGCCCGATCCGCTCGTCGAGGAAGAGGAAGCCGACGACGTCACGCTGCCGCTGATGCTCGCGCTCGAACGCCTGTCGCCGCTCGAACGCGCGGCGTTCCTCCTGCACGACGTCTTCGGTGTCGGTTTCGACGAGGTCGGGGCGACGATCGGCCGCGACGCCGCCGCGACGCGCCAACTCGCGGCGCGCGCCCGCAGCCACGTCCGCGAGGCGCGGCCGCGCTACAAGCTCGAGAAAGAGCAGGGGATGGAAATCGCCAACGCCTTTTTCGCCGCGTCGCGCAGCGGCGACATGAGCGCGCTCGGCGCGCTGCTCGCCGCCGATGTCGGCATGTGGGCCGACGGCGGCGGCAAGCGTCCCGCCGCGATGGGACCGGTGCTTGGCTTCGACACGGTGCTGAAGCTTCACCGCAGCCTTGCGGTGCTGTTCGGCAAATATGGCTCGACGCTCGTCCACTTGGGGCTGATCAACGGCCTGCCGGGATTCGTGACGCGCGAGGCCGATGGCGAATTGCAGACGACGGCGCTCGAGATCGAAGACGGCAAGGTCACCGGCATCTATGTGATGCGCAATCCCGACAAGCTCAAACACATGCATTAA